The genome window ATTATCGCAAGACCAACTTTCGAAAGCTTTATTCCCAATTGGTGAATTAACTAAGCCAGAAGTTCGTGAAATTGCCTCGAAATTAGATTTAATAACTGCCGAAAAGAAAGATTCGCAAGGACTTTGTTTTATCGGAAAAGTGCGTTTACCTGAATTTTTACAACAAAAATTACAACCAAAAGAAGGTGTAATTATTGAAATTCCAGTTGAAGCAGCTATCTATAATCAAGAAAAACCACAATTTGATTCTGAGGAAGAAGCTTTTGCTTACGAATCAAGAAGGATTGACTATTTGAAAGTTCCAGGAAAAGTAATGGGAAAACATCAAGGTGCTCATTATTTTACTAAAGGACAGCGTAAAGGTTTGAATGTTGGAGGAACTAAAGAGCCTTTATTTATTATAGAAACTGATGTTGATAAAAATATTGTCTATACCGGTCAAGGTAATCAACATCCAGGATTGTTTAAAAAAGCCTTGTTTATTGCAAACGATGAAGTACATTGGATAAGAGAAGATTTAGCTTTACAAGAAGGTGAAACTTTAGAAGTAATGGCTCGAATTCGTTATCGACAGCCGTTACAAAAAGCAACTTTACATCAATTTAAAGATGGCATGTATGTGGTTTTCGAAAATCCACAATCTGCTATTACAGAAGGGCAATTCGTTGCTTGGCATCAAAATGATGAAATCTTAGGAAGTGGTGTAATTGCTTAATAATGGATTTGATAGATACAATTATCAATAGTATTGATACCAATATTATTTTGTGTTTGATTCCGTTGATTTTGACATTATGGATTACAAATTCTATTTTCAAAGAAAAATATCATTCTAGAAATGCATTAAATATTATTGGCTGGATAATA of Flavobacterium channae contains these proteins:
- the mnmA gene encoding tRNA 2-thiouridine(34) synthase MnmA is translated as MKRVVVGLSGGVDSSVAAYLLKEQGYEVIGLFMKNWHDDSVTISNECPWLEDSNDALLVAEKLGIPFQTVDLSEQYKEKIVDYMFNEYEKGRTPNPDVLCNREIKFDVFMKIAMSLGADYVATGHYCRKGTIEKDGKEIYQLLAGKDGNKDQSYFLCQLSQDQLSKALFPIGELTKPEVREIASKLDLITAEKKDSQGLCFIGKVRLPEFLQQKLQPKEGVIIEIPVEAAIYNQEKPQFDSEEEAFAYESRRIDYLKVPGKVMGKHQGAHYFTKGQRKGLNVGGTKEPLFIIETDVDKNIVYTGQGNQHPGLFKKALFIANDEVHWIREDLALQEGETLEVMARIRYRQPLQKATLHQFKDGMYVVFENPQSAITEGQFVAWHQNDEILGSGVIA